The following nucleotide sequence is from Thermoleophilaceae bacterium.
TCGAACGGCGCCATCACGTCCTGGCTCCCGCTGTTCCTGTTCGTCGTGCTGTTCGGCCTGTCGATGGACTACCACGTGTTCATCCTCAGCCGGATCAAGGAGCTGCGAGATCGCGGCCTGAGCACCGAGGAGGCGGTGTCCACCGGGATCCGGCGGACCGCCGGCACGGTGACGAGCGCGGCGATCGTGATGGTGGCCGTGTTCGCGATCTTCGGCACGCTTCGCTCGCTCGACATGAAGCAGATGGGCGTGGGCCTCGCCGCCGCCGTGCTCATCGACGCGACGATCGTGCGCGCCGTGCTGCTGCCCGCGACGATGAAGCTCGTGGGCGATAGGAACTGGTACATGCCGCGGCGGCTGCGCCGGCTGCCGTCGCTGTCGGCCGAGGGCGCGCCGGAGCGGCGCGAGCGCAAGCCGCGGCGGGTGCGTCCCGCCCACCCCTGACGCCGGCTACCTCTTGGGTGAAAGCGAGCGGGCGTAGGCCACGCCGCGGGCCACCCACGGCTGGAGCTGCCGCTTGGTCTTCAGGCCCTCGGGCGCCACGCGCAGCCATCCCCGCATTGCCCGGCCGCGCATCACGAACGGCTCGGCGTGCGGCCTCTCGGTGAGCTTGTCCGTGTGGTCCGGATCCACGCGCAGAAGCAGACCGCCCTGGCCGCTCGCGCTCACCGCCATGTTGCCGTTGATGAGGAAGGCGAGCCCGCCGAACATCTTCTTCTCGGTGACGGCGCGCTCGTCTGCGAGGAGCTCGCGAATGCGGTTCGCCAGATCCTCGTCATACGCCATCCGGCGATTATGGCCCAGCCGGCGGAGGTGATTCGTGCCGGCCGGCGGCGCGCTCGGCACGGCGCGCCCGCAGCCGCAGCTGAGTCATGCGCGCGGCACCCACGAGCCCGACGATCAACGCGCCTCCCACGGCACTGAGCAGCAGCGCCACGCCGAGGCTCACGTGCCCGGTCGCCCCCAGGAAGCTCACCTTCACGCTCTGCGTGTTCTCCAGGATGAAGATCAGAAGGAGGAGCGCAACCACGGTCCCGGCCACCACACCCGTCCAGGCGCGGCTCGTGCGGGTGGGCGCTCGGCTGGTGCGCGTG
It contains:
- a CDS encoding lipopolysaccharide assembly protein LapA domain-containing protein; translation: MTDNPAPATSTTPATPPTRTSRAPTRTSRAWTGVVAGTVVALLLLIFILENTQSVKVSFLGATGHVSLGVALLLSAVGGALIVGLVGAARMTQLRLRARRAERAAGRHESPPPAGP
- a CDS encoding TfoX/Sxy family protein; the encoded protein is MAYDEDLANRIRELLADERAVTEKKMFGGLAFLINGNMAVSASGQGGLLLRVDPDHTDKLTERPHAEPFVMRGRAMRGWLRVAPEGLKTKRQLQPWVARGVAYARSLSPKR